The following is a genomic window from Asterias amurensis chromosome 8, ASM3211899v1.
GTGTCATGTGATGCTCATTTTTTCCATACACGCGTACTGTGCAGTCTCCATACGTCacgtccacagacgacacagcGCGCGGCTGAGCTCAgcattctccgggttctatttcaaTTCAATGGGATGTACACAACAATACATAGTTGCCGAGACACCTTTTTATCTGTTGTTGCAATGATATAGAGATTTACTTGTTTTCCACTCGCTACTTAAATTTTTCCATGACGTATCTTTCAGCAAAACATCCATCCCTCGGGAGGCAGCAACTGCGTATTTTAGCACATAGAGGGCGCTTACTTGCCACTCAGAATGTTGGAGAGGAAGAGGGTAAGACTTGAGGGGAGCTGGAATCATCCTCTGATGTTGCACTTCCCCTCGACGGGGACGAGCCACTTAATTCCCATGAGTTCCAACCCCTATTTTTGGTCGGGGTACCCCTTGGGTCAACCTCAGTCCTGGTTTTATCCCAAGAGTGCGCCCTCGTTGAGCGGGGACCCTCAACAGGCCTCAGCTCTTCCCCAAGACTCGCTGTTTTCTGTATGGATCGTTTCATGTCCTTCAAAAGTCCAGCAAACGGATCTTTACCAACTGTTTCCTCGGGTGATACAACTTTAACTTTTGGTGCGTCAGCCTGTGTTTGACCTGAGGTACTGGACGTTGTGGTCTTCAGTCGGTCAGCGACAGGGAGGCGTTGCGCAGGGGGGTGGGATTCAGAGACAGGGAGGCGGCTGGCTTGGCGGTGGGTTGTTTTCGTTTGAGCTTTACTGCTCGGTGAGACATTGGCGGATGCTGCTAATGGTACAAGAACTGACGCTGATGAATTATCGGGAGGCTTTGGGTGGTGAATAACAGCCTTTGGTAGTACTGGAATGTCAGCAAAGTCTTCTGCATCAGGAAGAACTAAGACAGGAGGAAAATAACTCAGTcagtaaacaaatattacatAGTGTAGTTTGGGTGGacagtatacacatattgactggcaatgaggtaactagtattcacccaggggaataaatgggtacctgcgagggtagaggttgatattgtgaatgaaaaagcctttggggCGATATAatctgttgcccaggttgtatacccCCCAagagagctgagaaacattaaaagggatgttattggccctatgaccagggcactaatgtaaagcacaatgatacggttattgtgaaatgcgctatataagaattggttattattattattagtataagtctgttcccccgagggactttgagtgaccagaagagcaaCCAATTTCCAGAGGCCACATGccaagggaaataggcccctcttctggtcactcacagacccgaggggaatagacgtacactagttaccgaattatgccagtcaatatgtgttttataacacaactTGGTCTTAAATATCAAAttagaacagaaatctggaaaagaatcaaagttttgtagttgctgtttacggttcaagtcaagagaggacgctgtaaccgggcactattttcaaagactagtgcccgcatGGAATaagttcccgcaaaacacacgCACGCGATCACTATAACACACGcacgcgatcactagactatattagttcaagTTCATCCcatgtgaccgtgtttcagccaatcagaatacaaaaaagcaagaggtgtgttataatcgGTACTAGCTCCCTGAAGTATTGGAAGGTGACAAACTAATTCCCAAAGTCtcgcctgggcccaatttaaaaaagctgttaagcagaaaagtgAGTGGGACAACAGTGACAATAATGGTAATTTTGGCTTTCACAATTTGTGTTTGAGTGTTCATTGTCTCTCATGTCACCTTGCAAAAGCTTTCCCTGAGACATGTGACAAAGCAACTACATAATAAAAAGAGTTGCTTTTTTAAGCGCTAAAAACCATCACTCAGAGACGCTCATTGAAAATAATTCAAGTGGTAACTTAATTCAACTCGCCAATAACTTATTCTGgttgttttaatgttaaagacactggacactattggtaattgtcaaagattagtcttcacaattggtgtatctcagcatatgcatagaataacaaacctgtgaaaatttgagctcaatcggtcatcaaagttgcaatataataatgaaagaaacatacccttgtcgcaccatggtctcactaagttgtgtgatttcagatgcttgatttcaagacctaaaattctaaatccgaggtctcaaaatcaaattcatagaaaattacttctttcttaaaaactacattacttcagagggagctgtttctcacaatgtttcatactaccaacctctccccattactcgttatcaaaaaaggttttatgctaatcattattttgagtattatctaagtgtccactgccagaGGCAGAGCTAATTATATAACAAGAACAAAAGGGGGGTTGTCCATACAATGTATGCTTCCCCCTGTATGTTAACCTTTAGTCAAGGCGACACCCCAGATATCACGCACGgaaaaaagaccagcgcgagcggcgaagcGCCTTTAGCAACTGGTTTATCTAATTAGTTATCCATTAATGAACCTTCTTTGTTTTGCCCTCAGCAGGTGACTTTTTGGTGCACCATTATGAATATGTGGGTCATGGGGCGTGCACGCGGCGTGTGATCTACGGTACTGCGTTTTCGTTGGCAAACAActcattatgcattacatttctcCCACCCAAATCTGTggcaaaaagtaaagaaaaaccaAAGTCCCTAAAACGAGTTGCTTAAGGTGCCACACCGCTACCGCATGGCTTTTTGATACGTGATCTCCGGGGGTCGTGTTTGACATCTGGGGGTGctgcgtgcgccttgactaaatgCTAGCTGCATGTTGGTCTCCTATACCTGTGTTTGCAGCGACAAGCCTTGCATGCTGTTCCATCTTGTGGTGTACCTCCCTCTTCTCTCGTTCTCTTTTCTGCCGTTGTAGATCTCGAACCTCCTCCACTTCTGTTTGCAGCATTAGCTCACTTTGGCCGATCTCGTTCTTTAATTTCTGGAAAATTATGCAAAAAGGTACTTCAATTGGCTTCTTTTTGAGTATAAGTTTTGCAATCTGTAAAGAAATGTTTGGTTAACACGCAACAAGGAATAACGCCCTACACAAATATCACCTGCATCCACTGTGTCTGTTACTCCTAAAACCACCAACACATCCACTGTGTCTGTTACTCCTAAAACCACCAACAACtaccaagaaaaaacacccttgttgcacaaatttgtgtgctttcagatgcctaataaaaggcttcaggtcaaaagtcatttattatttggtgttaaattacctctttctcaaaaactatgttatttcagagggagctgtttctcacaatgttttatactatcaacatctctccatggCTTGTttctaagtaagtttttatgctaacaatcgttttgagtaattaccaatagtatccagtgcttATAAGGAATATCTTTTTGGCATGGATTCGGGATTGGGGAACCCACCTGCATTTTGGAGTACACAGTTTCATTAATGTCTTGGATGACATGAACACCTTGAAGACTGCCTTCAACGTCAACTAGTCGGCCCCTACAGAATAAAACAGAGTGAACAAAAACACTCTAATTATTTTGGCTTTATTTAAACTTATCCGACTAGACATTATCTCAGCCAAGATTCGGCAACCTCGAACCTGGGGCCTATTTCACAAAaaactaagattgatcttaactgcaaatcaatcattTGCTAAGTAGGAAAACTACTCTAATTTAGaggaagtcatttctcacaatgttttatactatcaacctctccccattactcgtcaccaagtaaggctttatgctaataattattttggataattaccaatagtgtccactgttccataaaatgctttactatttgagaaaacatttaaacaatatcagttctcgatagcgagaattacggatttactttaaacacatgtcatgacacggtgagaagcgtggaaacaagagtgggttttcccgttattttctcccgactccgatgaaccattgagcctaaattttcacaggtttgttattttttatataagttgtgatacacgaagtgtggtacttggacaatactgtttaccgaaagcgtataatggctttaactacaTACATCTTGTTAACTGCCGTGCAGTCATAATGAAAAGATTATTGGAGAAGACTGAAATACCTGAAGTTATTGAGGATGCTAGTGTAGATTCCTCTACTCGTGGCTGCATTACTTGTTCTTGTCGACTCTTTATACTCAGAGTGACTTGTTTCTCCCAGGTTGATGATCTTAACTGCTACACACTGAAACCCCCTGCATATAAATCAAAGTTGCCATGCTGTTATTTTGGGTTTTGGTGGGAGTGTTTTGGCTGAGCTAGTTCacaggactcaagctctgttttTGCTGGCAGCAGAGTGTCAGTTTGAATTGCGGTCGTAGCttgtgtgtccttgagcaaggctctTAACCAGtactgcttcgtcctttggatgaaCCCAATGAATCAATGTTTTTACACAATCACCACAATCAATTGTTTTACACGATCAcctcaaacaatgtttttaaattttcaccATAAACTGGATACATTTCATGCCTTTTCTGATAGCTAACTCAAAAACAGAATGGATCAACTACAggacttaggccgtgtccggctaaggcgcgcgcgtctgctattcttcaacactgacagacacgctgatctagccgtagctgtagtcaaagtcgccaattcggacacggcctaactttAATTTCGTTGTATACTTCAAAATCACACATCCAGGGGTTATAATCAACCAAGGCACACCTGGAGGAATGGGGCGGCAAGATCGTACACCGCTGGAAATGAGGTTAGTTAGGGTTGAGAGGTGACAGGGTACCATACCTGTCCCCTTTTGTCAGCAGTTGGTAGTTGAAGGAATGTGTAGACTGGTTCCATGATAACCCTGATGTGAAAAGACCAAGTAGGAAGAGGTGAGGGGTGTCTGTGTTGATCGTCTTGAGAAGCGATTTGTGTAAAGAAGATTCCCGCATGGATGGTTCTAAGGAGGTGTTCCGTCTAAAGCTATACCAGCCTACCATATGCTGGCACAGacaaggaaacaaaaacattcaagttTCAATTCAACAAATATCTATTACCATTTCACAAATCTGGATCATGAAAAATGATTTCCCAAAAGCACAATTtgctaataatattataaacaataaagacttgtaatgcgcacatattcaccctgcttggtgttcaaggcgcaataaaacccaaaaccaaaacaaaagaaaaacagacacaacaaaattaatccttgaaaacctgtaacttaagataagttttgagaagagatttgaattttgaggtacaaagacaagatcgaagattaagtggtagagagttccagatgcgcgGCGCAGTTGAAGAAAAAgactgtcaccccatgagtgttgagacttgggttcaatgaggagaagcatagaacttgatcaaGATTCCTGgacggagtgtaaacttgaGGTAAACACCCAGGTACACGTTTGCTTGAGTTGGGGCTGCCATACAAGgaaagacagacagacagacgtGGAAATACAGTGACATGAAGTTGAGAAACATGATTCCGTCAGAGTTACCTTGTAATTGTCATTTAACATCGATAACAACTTGACTTTATCTGCGTGCCCTTTCCTGTCATAGAAACTAAAACAATGAGGAGAAGAAAGTGATAATTATAATAACCCTTTAATAGTTTTGAACATCCTCAATAATGtcactgaagacattttaaaggCGGAGATCGATGGACCCGACTTTCCAattgattaattttggttgtaaagCCAAGGATTCTCAGAAAAGGGTACTttatcactttaaaaaaaaataaaacatctttgggctacaattatttttgtccagaggccagtgccacctacttctagggctgaaacagggttacccctttcacagtccatacagatgtaggcttgggtatactagcccaggggtggatttcacaaagagttaagactagtcttatcttgagttcagacgagttactcgtcctaacttaggactagtcatacgtttttaatatcccctaggactagtcctaagttagcaagttaggactagtgctaattctttgtgaaatcgaccccattgagagaagacaaagaaggaatTTTTAAGAGGAAAACCCTCCAAAATTATTCCAGGGCAACACAAGCAGTCGGGTAGAGACTGAAAAAACCTAATCCTTGTAGCACCCCGGCGTGATTCGACCTGGgttccagaggtggaaggcgaggcagtcgcattattcactctgaaaagacgcagctgtaaacccacccgccgtataccctgtgcatggtgtgtgcgatcacaccgaatgaccaacccgtatacacactgtcacatcgcacgaatactgttcacacaagtcatcgcactcgtacaccactaaccgcatgcggaggccgtcaggccgacagccttgtcggatctgtatcttcccgtttcaatgtgttgtattgaaaaaattccaatagtggacgaaattgggggggctcgaggatatgctagtatgcagctcatgaatatgtatatcgttcgtcagacctatcagacaacacaggatgtgaggcaaatgaattattcattttgacgtccaatcacgcacttcccttatcacgacctttggaccctatcatgcgtccgtggtggtggtgtgtgaggtaaacatgtctcgtctttcgcgggcattatggtaatgagctgaccgtgggaactcctcgcttattatagtaatgaggtcagtggcttcaacacagatcctacaaggctgtcggcctgacggcctccgcatgcggatagtgtacgggggcatcgtgtcgtgcgatgttatgcacagtgaatacgggtaggttttacgcacagtgaatacgggtgggtttttatacagcggcggtcttttttcgaagtgaataattcgactgccttgagcaaggctatatgCAATCCTGATCTTTGCCCCCACGTGCCCCCctaaatgaaaatgtctagttacgctgCTGCTTTTATCCACAATTTGTCCCTTTAATTACGTCTATACTTGCTCATTATCTATTGTGTGTTTAAACTGTTTAACCTTTAGCTCTTTTTATACTGTACTAGTGCACCAATGTTCTAGTGCAATTCAACTGTATCGGTTGTCATACTGTTCAtttctttgtaatgtttttatgaaataaaccaataaatatgaTTACCCACACCAACCCTACCATGTTGATTTTAGTCACATTATCTGTTAACACCATTGACTGTTTCGCTAACATTCAGCCGCCATAAGCCTtcttgaggtatggcggacactacaggagtgcactgtttggtttgggcgtaccagacaaatttacccaaatagGGTTATTATTATGAACATgttcaccatgtacatgtatctcaaaatggcttatgccAAAAAGAACAGTTTGGAGTGGAACCGGAAAGGGAACTCGATCATAAAAGATTTTGGAAGGCAAGTCTACGCATGATCTTCTTTTCAACAAATATTATTCTGAGAACATCTCCTGCCCCCTACCATCTCCTGATACACCCAACCTTTACACTACTCAAGCTAAAAATCCTTACCTGTGAGGCTCAGTACAAGCAAAGTGCGAATAAAcatctgaaaaaaagaaaaagaaacaataaatcaTTACAGCAAGAATCCATTAATAGGTGTAAAATTTATAATATTGCGAAGGGCGCGGCCACAACGTGTTCAacaagcaggcatgcaagggcacttttggctgccagtcacatcaacccattatgactaagaagcacagccaagatcgacagtgtttgatttttcccgagggaggaaaacctgatagtctggaaaacccttgtggcacagcagagaaccaacacacaactcaactcacatatggccctggtcaggttttatgctaataattatttggagtattAACAGCCAAATCATTGGACTCTGGTATGCCTACTCCCACATCCAGCATCTAGCTGAGGTCATTCGGAAGAACTCAGGGGAGGAACTCTGGAGATTTGACTTTTGGGGACGGGGCAGGATTAAAATTTAGATTTACTTACTGATTGATATATTTTCAATCTTTCTGGTAATCTGCGAGTCACTGATGTCAGTGTTTGTTTTACGCACAATCTCCCCAAACAGAAAACCTTCCtgttgaaataaataacaattcaaacataaaaaatggtaggatttgaaactttgcatggtggaaatacgatatagaaaggtttgccgtaacaccatgtaatgactatctctaatgagttggggtggctcTGAacagaaccgttggtttcaactcaacgtttcgatcagtgttcTGATCGGcttcaacggttcttttcagagctaccccaactcattagagatagttattacatggcaccacaaacctttctatatataAAAAATTTCATAAAAGTTTACAGCTACAAATATTCCAAAATTTGTAAATTCATTTAATATTTCTTCCCAAGTAGATGAACTGTGAAAACATGACGCCTGTAGAAATACCAAACTCTAGGATATAGGAGTCTAGCTCTGCAGTAGCCCCACTTGTATGGCCAAGGTTAGCTgaaggattcagctatcctt
Proteins encoded in this region:
- the LOC139941020 gene encoding BRISC complex subunit Abraxas 2-like, giving the protein MAASSTVVVNVSGCVWSSLFLDHASSIGDQEGFLFGEIVRKTNTDISDSQITRKIENISINVYSHFACTEPHSFYDRKGHADKVKLLSMLNDNYKHMVGWYSFRRNTSLEPSMRESSLHKSLLKTINTDTPHLFLLGLFTSGLSWNQSTHSFNYQLLTKGDRGFQCVAVKIINLGETSHSEYKESTRTSNAATSRGIYTSILNNFRGRLVDVEGSLQGVHVIQDINETVYSKMQKLKNEIGQSELMLQTEVEEVRDLQRQKREREKREVHHKMEQHARLVAANTVLPDAEDFADIPVLPKAVIHHPKPPDNSSASVLVPLAASANVSPSSKAQTKTTHRQASRLPVSESHPPAQRLPVADRLKTTTSSTSGQTQADAPKVKVVSPEETVGKDPFAGLLKDMKRSIQKTASLGEELRPVEGPRSTRAHSWDKTRTEVDPRGTPTKNRGWNSWELSGSSPSRGSATSEDDSSSPQVLPSSSPTF